In Capsicum annuum cultivar UCD-10X-F1 unplaced genomic scaffold, UCD10Xv1.1 ctg34101, whole genome shotgun sequence, the sequence AAAGAAATAGCCTACCTAAATGTTGAGGAATataaaacaacaaatcattcaaCACAGCTATTATTCTAAggtacattctagaactatgtgaaTTACTGAGTTTAGAATATTGAAGGAGTTGGTCCTTGAAAATAATATCAATTATCATTCTCCAATGGTCCTTGCAATCGTGTTACTAATTCTAGATCAATAAAAGCAAAAGAAGCTACTTGCCTATCTTCGAAGAGGGATTTGCAGTCCTCCCATTTCGATGATGCAGCAATTTCCTGCAACCACTGCAAACAAATAGATTATGGTTTAAGGGAAATATCATGGAATCCCATCCATTGCAATGTGAGAGATTGTAAATTATTTACTATACCTTTGATGCATGAAGAAGTTCATAGAACTCATCTGCTAGACGTTTACGCTTTttagcttctttttcttctttctccctGGCCCTTTCCAGTAACTCCTCAAAGACAAACTATGCAGATGAAATATGCACATTCAATACTCAATGACCCGGCAAGCCCAAATGCCTAGAACATATAGTTTAGAAAGGAAGCATGGAATAAGATTTAGTATAATCCATGTATGTCCTCTTATTTCTTCGTTTGGAAGGCACGGGGCATATAATGTAATAGTATTATTACCATCTTTTGGAGTAATTCCTCACATTATaatctttgataaaatgctttaCAAAAGTTCTGAGATTATTGAAAGGACACTAAAAGCCTTAAGAGACCCAACCATCTAAGCATAGTTCTTCGACAAGATACCC encodes:
- the LOC124885178 gene encoding pre-mRNA-processing protein 40A-like isoform X2; the protein is MYLDDKSEIKDAVRMAEIGLTSAWRLDDFKVPIAKYISSPPMSDTNLKFVFEELLERAREKEEKEAKKRKRLADEFYELLHASKWLQEIAASSKWEDCKSLFEDRQVASFAFIDLELVTRLQGPLENDN
- the LOC124885178 gene encoding pre-mRNA-processing protein 40A-like isoform X4, producing MYLDDKSEIKDAVRMAEFVFEELLERAREKEEKEAKKRKRLADEFYELLHASKWLQEIAASSKWEDCKSLFEDRQVASFAFIDLELVTRLQGPLENDN
- the LOC124885178 gene encoding pre-mRNA-processing protein 40A-like isoform X3, with translation MLLQYLDDKSEIKDAVRMAEFVFEELLERAREKEEKEAKKRKRLADEFYELLHASKWLQEIAASSKWEDCKSLFEDRQVASFAFIDLELVTRLQGPLENDN
- the LOC124885178 gene encoding pre-mRNA-processing protein 40A-like isoform X1, encoding MLLQYLDDKSEIKDAVRMAEIGLTSAWRLDDFKVPIAKYISSPPMSDTNLKFVFEELLERAREKEEKEAKKRKRLADEFYELLHASKWLQEIAASSKWEDCKSLFEDRQVASFAFIDLELVTRLQGPLENDN